One segment of Trichlorobacter ammonificans DNA contains the following:
- the acnB gene encoding bifunctional aconitate hydratase 2/2-methylisocitrate dehydratase, which produces MIEAYLAHEAERAAQGIPALPLSPEQTAELCALLEAPPAGKEAFLLNLLKERVSPGVDPAAKVKAEFLAGIVNGSKKSPLVSKVDAVRILGTMIGGYNVSPLVEALKDAELADEAACALSGLTLVYDGFDQVVALSGSNAAAKKVLQSWADAEWFTKRPGVPETITVKVFKVEGEINTDDFSPAGDAWSRPDIPLHALAMGKTRFPNRLKDIADWRAAGNQVAFVGDVVGTGSSRKSACNSVLWHMGQDIPCVPNKKTAGVIIGGVIAPIFFNTAQDSGALPIKADVTKMNDGDVITINTAKGEITNAAGEVISTFKLSPNTIADEFRAGGRIPLIIGRAVTVKARKALGLGDTDVFTLPVNPVPKADQGYSLAQKMVGKACGVAGVLPGTACDPKMTTVGSQDTTGPMTADELKELACLKFLSPMFMQSFCHTAAYPKPADVKMHKSLPQFIAERGGVALKPGDGVIHSWLNRLLLPDTVGTGGDSHTRFPIGISFPAGSGLVAFAGAMGFMPLDMPESVLVRFKGKFNPGITLRDAVNAIPYWAIKQGLLTVPKKNKVNIFNGRILEMEGLPDLTVEQAFELTDAAAERSAAAGCIQLSKESVATYLRSNVALMKKMIADGYQDPQTLQNRIDAVNEWLKNPQLLEADKNAEYAAVIEIDLSEITEPILACPNDPDDVKLLSDVAGTSIQDVFLGSCMTNIGHFRAAAEIWKGQKFNPAVRTWICPPTRMDQDKLKDEAYFSVYSAFGARIEIAGCSLCMGNQARVPDGVNVFSTSTRNFDDRMGNGAQVFLGSAELGAVAAVMGKLPTPAEYLAAFNEKIEPNKEKIYQYLQFDEMPEYK; this is translated from the coding sequence ATGATCGAAGCATATCTGGCCCACGAAGCCGAACGTGCCGCCCAGGGAATCCCGGCGCTGCCGCTGTCCCCCGAGCAGACCGCCGAACTGTGCGCGCTGCTGGAAGCCCCCCCGGCAGGCAAGGAAGCGTTCCTGCTCAACCTGCTGAAGGAACGGGTCTCCCCCGGCGTTGACCCGGCCGCCAAGGTGAAGGCCGAGTTCCTGGCCGGTATCGTCAATGGCAGCAAGAAGTCGCCGCTGGTTTCCAAGGTGGATGCGGTCCGCATCCTGGGCACCATGATCGGCGGCTACAACGTGTCACCGCTGGTTGAGGCCCTGAAGGACGCCGAGCTGGCCGACGAGGCTGCCTGCGCCCTGTCCGGCCTGACCCTGGTCTACGACGGGTTCGATCAGGTGGTGGCCCTGTCCGGTTCCAACGCCGCTGCCAAGAAGGTGCTGCAGTCTTGGGCCGATGCCGAGTGGTTCACCAAGCGCCCCGGCGTGCCCGAGACCATCACGGTGAAGGTGTTCAAGGTGGAAGGGGAGATCAACACCGACGACTTCTCCCCGGCCGGTGATGCCTGGAGCCGTCCCGACATCCCGCTGCATGCCCTGGCCATGGGCAAGACCCGCTTCCCCAACCGGCTGAAGGATATCGCCGACTGGCGTGCCGCCGGCAACCAGGTCGCCTTTGTGGGCGACGTGGTCGGTACCGGTTCTTCCCGGAAGTCGGCCTGCAACAGCGTGCTGTGGCACATGGGCCAGGATATCCCCTGCGTGCCCAACAAGAAGACCGCCGGCGTGATCATCGGCGGCGTCATCGCCCCGATCTTCTTCAACACGGCCCAGGATTCCGGCGCACTGCCGATCAAGGCCGACGTGACCAAGATGAACGACGGGGACGTGATCACCATCAACACCGCCAAGGGCGAGATCACCAACGCCGCCGGCGAGGTGATTTCCACCTTCAAGCTGTCTCCCAATACCATTGCCGACGAGTTCCGCGCCGGTGGCCGGATTCCGCTGATCATCGGCCGTGCCGTGACGGTCAAGGCCCGCAAGGCCCTGGGGTTGGGCGACACCGATGTCTTCACCCTGCCGGTGAACCCGGTTCCCAAGGCGGATCAGGGCTACTCCCTGGCCCAGAAGATGGTGGGCAAGGCCTGCGGCGTTGCCGGTGTGCTGCCGGGTACCGCCTGCGATCCGAAGATGACCACGGTTGGCTCCCAGGACACCACCGGCCCCATGACCGCCGACGAACTGAAGGAGCTGGCCTGCCTCAAGTTCCTGTCGCCGATGTTCATGCAGTCCTTCTGCCACACTGCCGCCTATCCGAAGCCGGCGGACGTGAAGATGCACAAGAGCCTGCCCCAGTTCATCGCCGAGCGGGGCGGCGTGGCCCTGAAGCCGGGCGACGGCGTTATCCACTCCTGGCTGAACCGTCTGCTCTTGCCGGACACGGTCGGTACCGGCGGCGACTCCCACACCCGCTTCCCCATCGGCATCTCCTTCCCGGCCGGTTCCGGCCTGGTGGCCTTTGCCGGTGCCATGGGCTTCATGCCCTTGGATATGCCGGAGTCGGTGCTGGTGCGCTTTAAGGGGAAATTCAACCCCGGTATCACCCTGCGGGACGCCGTGAACGCCATTCCCTACTGGGCCATCAAACAGGGCCTGTTGACCGTGCCCAAGAAGAACAAGGTCAATATCTTCAACGGCCGCATCCTGGAGATGGAAGGTCTGCCCGACCTGACCGTGGAGCAGGCGTTCGAGCTGACCGACGCCGCTGCCGAGCGTTCCGCTGCTGCCGGTTGCATCCAGCTCTCCAAGGAGTCGGTGGCCACCTACCTGCGTTCCAACGTGGCCCTGATGAAGAAGATGATCGCCGACGGCTACCAGGACCCCCAGACCCTGCAGAACCGGATCGACGCCGTGAACGAGTGGCTGAAGAACCCGCAATTGCTGGAAGCTGACAAGAACGCCGAGTACGCTGCCGTGATCGAGATCGACCTGTCCGAGATCACCGAGCCGATCCTGGCCTGCCCCAACGATCCGGACGACGTGAAGCTCTTGTCCGACGTGGCCGGCACCTCCATCCAGGACGTGTTCCTCGGCTCCTGCATGACCAACATCGGTCACTTCCGCGCTGCCGCCGAAATCTGGAAAGGCCAGAAGTTCAACCCGGCCGTCCGCACCTGGATCTGCCCCCCGACCCGGATGGACCAGGACAAGCTGAAGGACGAGGCCTACTTCTCCGTCTACAGCGCCTTCGGCGCCCGGATCGAGATCGCCGGCTGCTCGCTGTGCATGGGTAACCAGGCACGGGTACCGGACGGGGTGAACGTGTTCTCCACTTCCACCCGAAACTTCGACGACCGGATGGGCAACGGTGCCCAAGTGTTCCTCGGCTCCGCCGAACTGGGGGCCGTGGCCGCCGTCATGGGCAAACTACCCACCCCGGCGGAGTACCTTGCGGCGTTCAACGAGAAGATCGAGCCGAACAAGGAAAAAATTTACCAATACCTGCAGTTTGACGAGATGCCCGAGTACAAGTAG
- a CDS encoding class I SAM-dependent methyltransferase: MKTFLLPHLICPACLPREEPLQPEIHRERDNDIESGTLHCYRCKKRFPIKEGIACLLPDPDSGNSAGQRRYEEAGMTGRYLWSHYGDLLGEKTREEGCPGWAELAAPGGRAALEAGCAVGRLTFELANRFGISVGCDLSREFITAARRLARERQITFTLPLEGRLTQRFDLTLPPDWRSDTVEFIVADALRLPFAATSFVQVASLNLLDRVAYPLAHLYDMNRVADDRQSCFLFADPFSWSTDTAPEERWLGGTADGPYPGRGLDNVRALLEGKGKVLTPPWSIDRSGTVAWRMRTHCNHFEVITSHYLLATR; this comes from the coding sequence ATGAAAACCTTTCTGCTGCCGCACCTGATCTGCCCGGCCTGCCTGCCCCGGGAGGAACCGTTGCAGCCGGAAATCCACCGGGAGCGGGACAACGATATCGAATCCGGCACCCTGCACTGTTACCGCTGTAAAAAGCGCTTTCCGATCAAGGAGGGCATCGCCTGCCTGCTGCCGGACCCGGACAGCGGCAACTCCGCCGGTCAGCGGCGCTACGAAGAAGCGGGGATGACCGGCCGCTACCTCTGGAGCCACTACGGCGACCTGCTGGGGGAAAAGACCAGGGAGGAAGGATGTCCCGGCTGGGCTGAACTGGCGGCCCCAGGCGGCAGGGCCGCCCTGGAGGCGGGCTGTGCAGTGGGACGGCTGACCTTCGAGCTGGCCAACCGCTTCGGGATCAGCGTGGGCTGCGACCTGTCCCGGGAATTCATCACCGCTGCCCGCCGACTGGCCCGGGAACGTCAGATCACCTTCACCCTGCCGCTGGAGGGGCGGCTGACCCAGCGTTTCGACCTGACATTGCCGCCGGACTGGCGCAGCGACACCGTGGAATTCATCGTGGCCGACGCCCTGCGGCTTCCCTTTGCCGCCACGAGCTTCGTCCAGGTGGCCTCCCTGAACCTGCTGGACCGGGTGGCCTATCCGCTTGCCCACCTCTACGACATGAACCGGGTGGCCGATGACCGGCAAAGCTGCTTTCTCTTTGCCGACCCCTTTTCCTGGTCAACCGACACCGCGCCGGAGGAACGCTGGCTGGGGGGCACTGCGGACGGCCCCTACCCCGGCCGGGGGCTGGACAATGTCCGTGCCCTGCTGGAGGGAAAGGGCAAGGTACTGACTCCCCCCTGGAGCATCGACCGTTCCGGTACGGTTGCCTGGCGGATGCGCACCCACTGCAATCACTTCGAGGTCATCACCAGCCACTACCTGCTGGCAACCCGCTGA
- the vapB gene encoding type II toxin-antitoxin system antitoxin VapB translates to MKTAKIFQNGQSQAVRLPKEFRFDDNEVFIKKTGNVVQLIPRTDSWNSLFSSLTKFSPDFMTERVQPDPDKREEF, encoded by the coding sequence ATGAAAACCGCTAAAATATTTCAAAACGGCCAAAGCCAGGCAGTCAGGCTTCCCAAAGAGTTCCGTTTCGACGACAACGAGGTTTTTATCAAAAAAACCGGCAATGTCGTGCAATTGATTCCACGCACTGACTCATGGAACTCACTGTTCTCCAGTCTGACGAAATTTTCCCCTGACTTTATGACGGAACGTGTACAACCCGATCCGGACAAGCGGGAGGAGTTCTGA
- the vapC gene encoding type II toxin-antitoxin system tRNA(fMet)-specific endonuclease VapC → MKLLLDTNICIYIIKQQPASVLKRFLEYQVGDIGISSITLSELRYGVAKSTQYEKNATALDEFVTPLEVVPFDEQTAYVYGNIRAALEKAGSSMDMLIAAHALSLQLPLVTNNAREFTRIPQLTVLNWME, encoded by the coding sequence ATGAAACTGCTGCTCGACACCAACATCTGCATTTATATCATCAAGCAGCAGCCGGCTTCCGTTTTGAAGCGTTTTCTGGAGTATCAGGTTGGGGATATCGGCATCTCTTCCATTACGCTCTCGGAATTACGGTACGGAGTTGCCAAAAGCACACAGTACGAGAAAAATGCCACGGCGCTTGATGAATTTGTGACGCCACTCGAGGTAGTCCCATTTGATGAACAGACAGCGTACGTCTATGGAAACATCCGGGCTGCTTTGGAGAAGGCAGGAAGTTCAATGGATATGCTTATTGCCGCTCATGCGTTATCGTTACAGCTCCCCTTGGTTACCAACAATGCTCGTGAATTTACGCGCATTCCCCAGCTGACTGTTCTTAATTGGATGGAATGA
- a CDS encoding J domain-containing protein, translating to MTIIIKTEGYEEEAGSGEKGPYFGYCYCNERWGWFWGVWENLTLENAKPPLMFGFVASKALAEDKLNRFAYARFIDCGFVVGETYHSNTFDCNKYAKEYIKFEWLWTFSSEIEKSSCCLRNLNKPIWSRCKAGKSKWYWGAWKSIYNYINGDAPFFYGYESNSHDAIVAAITATGNLKHRGVSPAYAQTYLRKLAAIKRQNLPVSNNNEIHELGFLYTSDFPFHFDVNKKWTKHRIVKQTSRYIYVERRPYQKNREFFNDWYDYNIFILRLNRKDIEREGVAYSKTIHGWFSTLAHRRKYSFYQSRSDQEQFTTGDYTYEAETKSNAAATKAIKFLGLRTPYSMQELKKAFRAKALSLHPDQGGTAPMFVQLKNAYDIALRYLSCQHQR from the coding sequence ATGACAATAATCATAAAAACAGAGGGTTACGAAGAAGAGGCTGGTTCTGGTGAAAAGGGGCCTTACTTCGGGTACTGCTACTGCAATGAGCGATGGGGCTGGTTTTGGGGAGTTTGGGAAAATTTAACCCTAGAAAATGCCAAGCCACCATTGATGTTTGGTTTTGTTGCATCAAAGGCTTTAGCAGAAGATAAACTCAACAGATTTGCTTATGCAAGATTTATAGATTGTGGGTTTGTTGTTGGCGAAACATATCATTCCAACACATTTGATTGTAACAAGTACGCCAAAGAATACATAAAATTCGAATGGCTTTGGACATTTTCGAGTGAGATTGAAAAGAGTTCTTGCTGCTTGCGTAACCTCAATAAGCCAATCTGGTCAAGATGCAAAGCGGGAAAAAGTAAATGGTATTGGGGTGCGTGGAAATCTATTTATAACTATATAAACGGTGATGCACCGTTTTTTTACGGGTACGAGTCAAATTCACATGACGCCATAGTTGCGGCAATTACTGCAACAGGTAATTTAAAACATCGTGGAGTATCGCCAGCATACGCCCAAACATATCTGCGCAAATTGGCGGCAATAAAGCGACAAAATTTGCCAGTATCAAACAATAATGAAATTCATGAACTAGGTTTTTTATACACTAGTGATTTTCCATTTCACTTTGATGTTAATAAAAAATGGACCAAACATCGAATTGTAAAACAAACAAGTAGGTATATTTATGTAGAACGAAGACCATATCAGAAAAATCGAGAGTTTTTTAACGACTGGTATGATTACAATATATTCATATTAAGGTTAAATAGAAAAGATATAGAGCGTGAAGGAGTTGCATATTCTAAAACTATCCACGGTTGGTTCAGCACATTAGCTCATAGAAGAAAATATTCATTTTATCAGAGCAGATCAGATCAAGAACAATTTACTACAGGAGATTATACATATGAGGCTGAAACAAAAAGTAATGCTGCAGCTACAAAGGCTATAAAATTCTTGGGACTTAGAACTCCATATAGCATGCAGGAGTTAAAGAAAGCTTTTAGAGCAAAAGCATTGAGCCTTCATCCTGATCAAGGCGGTACAGCGCCTATGTTCGTGCAGCTGAAAAATGCTTATGACATTGCGTTAAGGTATTTGTCGTGTCAGCATCAACGATAA
- a CDS encoding ankyrin repeat domain-containing protein — MPTTNDLYNAIADNKLEEVKNLIENGEGLSYSHAYDYSSPLLQAAESGHLEIVQYLLDRKYCCVDDGNDQTWYSPLIVACENGHAEISELLLKHGANVARQYEKETESDETYATYQEQGYPLTLAVENGHTEIVRLLLCHRADTESIRWSYDGQWNSEETPLLLALRQNSFEIAELLLKHGADIDGECLVNGETCTPLSYAMSKKMKEWIDFLTKNGADISKKS, encoded by the coding sequence ATGCCGACTACAAACGACCTCTACAATGCAATTGCCGATAACAAACTGGAGGAAGTCAAAAACCTTATCGAAAACGGAGAAGGACTTTCATACTCTCATGCCTACGATTACAGCTCCCCGCTTCTACAAGCCGCCGAAAGCGGACATTTGGAGATTGTTCAATATCTCCTTGATCGTAAGTATTGTTGCGTTGACGACGGTAACGACCAAACATGGTATAGCCCGCTGATTGTCGCGTGCGAGAACGGACATGCAGAGATCAGTGAACTATTGCTGAAGCATGGAGCAAATGTAGCACGCCAATACGAGAAGGAAACTGAATCAGATGAGACATATGCTACCTATCAAGAACAGGGATATCCTCTGACATTGGCCGTAGAAAACGGGCATACAGAGATTGTCAGGCTGTTACTTTGCCATCGCGCCGACACCGAATCCATAAGGTGGAGCTATGATGGACAGTGGAATTCCGAGGAAACACCTCTCCTGCTTGCTTTACGTCAAAATAGTTTTGAAATAGCTGAACTACTGCTCAAACATGGAGCTGACATTGACGGCGAATGCCTCGTTAACGGTGAAACCTGCACACCTCTTTCCTATGCCATGTCAAAGAAAATGAAGGAGTGGATAGACTTTCTTACAAAGAATGGTGCGGATATAAGCAAGAAATCTTGA
- a CDS encoding type II toxin-antitoxin system VapC family toxin: MRVFFDSSAFAKRYLREEGTELVLSWCDQATELCLSGIALPEIISAFCRLHRENLIAPLQYRHLKTMLMADITDAVICDLTPEVIRSTVITLEQNVLRGMDAIHIGSALALKADVFVSADARQCSAAQQAGLRVVRV; the protein is encoded by the coding sequence ATGCGGGTTTTTTTCGACTCATCCGCCTTTGCAAAGCGGTATCTCCGCGAGGAGGGTACCGAACTTGTCCTCTCTTGGTGCGACCAGGCCACTGAACTCTGTCTTTCCGGCATTGCCCTTCCTGAAATCATCTCCGCTTTCTGCCGCCTGCACCGGGAAAACCTGATTGCGCCACTTCAGTACCGGCATCTCAAGACCATGCTCATGGCCGACATCACCGATGCGGTCATCTGCGACCTGACCCCCGAAGTGATACGCAGTACGGTCATTACCTTGGAACAGAACGTCTTGCGCGGCATGGATGCCATCCATATCGGCAGCGCGCTGGCGCTTAAGGCGGATGTTTTTGTCTCCGCCGATGCCCGTCAATGTTCGGCCGCGCAGCAGGCCGGACTGCGGGTTGTACGGGTGTGA
- a CDS encoding type II toxin-antitoxin system Phd/YefM family antitoxin, with amino-acid sequence MKQATFSELRNHAKQYFDIVEAGEAVRIVRNGKPIADIVPIPQDLPSWKRRVAQPLIVDGVSVSKMILDEREAAP; translated from the coding sequence ATGAAACAGGCAACCTTTTCCGAATTGCGCAACCATGCCAAGCAGTATTTTGACATCGTCGAAGCAGGTGAAGCAGTGAGAATCGTGCGCAACGGCAAGCCGATTGCCGATATTGTGCCGATTCCGCAGGACTTGCCATCCTGGAAACGCCGGGTGGCGCAACCGTTGATTGTCGATGGGGTTTCGGTCAGCAAAATGATTCTCGACGAGCGGGAAGCGGCCCCTTGA
- the amrB gene encoding AmmeMemoRadiSam system protein B: protein MIRYPAVAGQFYPGSEQALRRELERCIPSGVAQRPAIGVISPHAGYVYSGSAAGQLLAGVEIPATVVILGPNHRGRGALAALSPATGWQTPLGVVPLEQRLAQLIRRQVPAVELDSEAHGQEHSLEVQVPFLQYLRPDVAIVPLCLAFGDYEGCELLGRGVAAAIREYGEPVLILASSDMTHYESAEAARKKDSLALERALALDPRGLVQVCRSNRITMCGVIPAAVMLVAAKELGATTTELVTYTTSGEVTGDMQQVVAYASVAVR from the coding sequence ATGATCCGCTATCCGGCAGTGGCAGGCCAGTTTTATCCCGGCAGTGAGCAGGCGTTGCGCCGGGAGCTTGAGCGGTGCATTCCGTCCGGCGTGGCGCAGCGGCCCGCCATCGGGGTCATTTCCCCCCATGCCGGCTACGTCTATTCCGGCAGCGCCGCCGGGCAGCTTCTGGCCGGGGTCGAGATTCCGGCCACCGTGGTCATCCTGGGACCCAACCACCGGGGGCGGGGCGCCCTGGCGGCCCTCTCCCCGGCAACCGGCTGGCAGACTCCCCTGGGTGTGGTGCCGCTGGAACAGCGGCTGGCGCAGTTGATCCGCCGACAGGTGCCGGCGGTGGAGCTGGACAGCGAGGCCCACGGGCAGGAGCATTCCCTGGAGGTGCAGGTGCCGTTTTTGCAGTACCTGCGGCCCGATGTGGCCATTGTGCCGCTTTGCCTGGCCTTTGGCGACTACGAAGGGTGCGAGCTGCTGGGGCGGGGGGTGGCGGCGGCCATCCGGGAGTACGGCGAGCCGGTGCTGATCCTGGCCAGTTCCGACATGACCCACTACGAGTCGGCGGAGGCGGCCCGGAAAAAAGACAGCCTGGCCCTGGAGCGTGCCCTGGCCCTTGATCCGCGGGGACTGGTGCAGGTCTGCCGGAGCAACCGGATCACTATGTGCGGGGTGATCCCTGCGGCGGTGATGCTGGTGGCGGCCAAGGAACTGGGAGCCACCACGACGGAGTTGGTCACCTACACCACCAGCGGCGAAGTGACCGGCGATATGCAGCAGGTGGTGGCCTACGCATCGGTGGCGGTGCGGTAG